In Streptococcus mitis, the DNA window ATATCTTTTACAGTTGTGCCAACTTGTTTCAAAGTAGATACAAGAACAAAGTTTGATTCTTTACCATCTTTAGAAGTGTATTTACCTTCTACTTCTTGGTCACGGTCAACACCGATAACCCAAACTTTTTCACTTTCAGGACGGCTCTCATTGAGTGATTTTGCTTCTGCAAAGACACCTGCACCTGTACCACCAGCTACTTGGTAAACAACGTCTGCACCAGCTGCGTATTGTGCCGCTGCAATTGTTTTACCTTTGGCATTATCATTAAATGAACCAGCATAGTCAACTTGTACTTTTATAGATGAATCTACCGAGGCAACACCTGCCTTGAAACCAGCTTCAAAACGAGAGATAACTTCAGACTCCATACCACCTACAAAACCAACTTGTTTTGTCTTAGTTGTTTTAGCTGCTGCAACACCTGCGAGATAAGCAGATTCATTGTCAGCGAAAGTTACGCTAGCAACATTCTTTTGATCTTTAATCACATCATCAATCAAGACATAGTTCAAGTCAGAGTGGTCTTTTGCTGCTTCTTCAACTGCATTGTGAAGGGCAAAACCAACACCGAAGATCAGGTTGTAACTTCCAGCCGCTTGTTGCAAGTTGTTAGCGTAGTCAGCTTCACTTGTTGATTGGAAATAAGTAAAGCCTTTATCTTTTGAAAGATTGTGTTCTTTACCCCAGTCTTGCAAACCTTCCCAAGCTGATTGGTTGAATGATTTGTCATCAACACCACCAGTATCAGTGACGATTGCTGCTTTTGTCTTCACATCAGAAGATGAAGCTGCGTTACGAGAAGAGCGGTTACCACATGCAGCAAGTCCAACTGCTGCTACTGCAACTAGACCAAGGCCTAGCCATTGTTTCTTGTTCATTACTGAACCTCCTAAATAAGATGTGCAACGATGTTGCAAGTATGGATTGGTTGGCCACAAGGACCGTGCCACTCAGAGAGCGACTCAGACTAGTTTAAGTCTGTAAAAGAGTATGGAAGTAATTCCCCGACCGTCATCTCGACCGTCGATTTATCTTTTGCGACTAAGGTCACTTTTAGATCTTGTTCAAAAAATTCGACCATTACTTGGCGACAAGCACCACATGGTGAGATTGGTTTTTCAGTCTCTCCATAGACAATCAATTCTGAAAACTCTCTTTGTCCTTCGGAAACTGCTTTAAAAATGGCTGTTCTCTCACCGCAATTGGTCAAAGGATAGCTAGCATTTTCGATATTCACTCCCGTGTAAACACTTCCGTCTTTTGCCACTAAAACTGCTCCGATAGGAAAGTGAGAATAAGGCACATAGGCATGTTTGCTGGTTTCAATTGCCAGTTCAATCAACTCAGTAGTCGCCATCTGCCAATTCTCCTTTTAGAATTGCTACCCCAGCTGAAGTTCCGATACGGGTCGCCCCTGCTTCTAAAAATGCAAGAGCATCTGCATAAGAACGAGCTCCACCAGCAGCCTTGACACCCATTTCTAGTCCAACTGTTTCACGCATTAATCTAACATCTGCTACCGTCGCACCACCAGTTGAAAAGCCAGTAGATGTTTTAACGAAATCAGCTCCAGCTTTTTGAGCTAATTGGCAAGCCACAACTTTTTCTTGGTCAGTCAGAAGGCATGCTTCAATAATGACTTTTACTAACTTGTCACCACTTGCTTCTACAACAGCACGGATGTCCGATTCAACCAAATCAAGATTACCTGATTTGAGAGCTCCAACATTGATCACCATATCAATCTCATCTGCTCCATTTTGGATAGCTTCTTTGGTTTCAAATGATTTCACGGCTGAAGTTGTTGCTCCCAAGGGGAAACCAACTACTGTGCAGACCTTGACATCTGTTCCTTCAAGCCCTTTTTTAGCATATTTAACCCAGGTCGGATTGACGCAAACACTGGCAAAATCATACTCTCTAGCTTCAGACAACAAACAATCAATTTGATTTACTGTCGCATCTTGTTTCAAAAGTGTATGATCGATATATTTATTTAATTTCATATTCGGATTCTCCTGCAGTTTATGAGATTATTTCTATAATTTCTCGTAAACTTTGCACACTATCATTTATTTTAACATATTTTTGAAAATCTGTAACTAGCTGAGGAGAAATTTTTCCATTTGTGTATACTTTTGCAACAATTTCTCCCTTTTGAACGGAATCTCCAACTTTCTTTTCAAAAACAATTCCTGTTTCATAGTCTAAGGCATCAGACTTGACTGCACGGCCTGCCCCCAGTCTCATAGCATAAAGCCCAAATTCCATAGCTGGAAGAGCTGAAATGACACCCGTTTCCTGAGCAGGGATTTCCACTACATGGGCTACATTTACAGGACGATACAAGTCTTCTAAATCTCCACCTTGGGCTTGGACCATTTCCTCAAACTTAGCCAGTGCCTTACCATTGTCAAGATGTTGGCGAACTTCTTCCACTGTCTTGTTCACATTAGCCAAACCAAGCATAATTTGAGCCAATTCACAGATGAAGTGGGTAATATCCTGGCGGCCTTGACCTTGTAAAATCTCCAGTGCTTCAAGGATCTCCAGACGATTTCCAATCGCTCGTCCCAATGGCTGACTCATATCCGTAATCACTGCTACCGTCTTCCGGCCAACAGCCTTACCAAGATCCACCATGGTTTGAGCCAATTCACGCGCCTCATCAACCGTCTTCATGAAGGCACCCTCACCGACAGTCACATCTAGCAAAATAGCATCTGCCCCTGCCGCAATTTTCTTGCTCATCACCGAACTCGCAATCAAAGGAATCGTGTCGACAGTTGCGGTCACATCACGGAGAGCGTAGAGAAGCTTATCCGCTTTAACCAGCTGGTCTGATTGCCCAATGACAGATACTCCAATATCCTGCACTTGATTAATGAAATCCTCTTGACTACGTTCTACTTGATAACCCTTAATGGACTCCAATTTATCAATTGTTCCGCCTGTATGGCCGAGACCACGACCACTCATTTTGGCTACAGGCACACCAAAGCTAGCAACAAGAGGAGCCAAAATCAAGGTTACCTTATCACCAACACCACCCGTAGAATGCTTGTCAACCTTAACCCCATCAATAGCTGATAAATCAAACTCTTGCCCTGTCTTGACCATCTTCATAGTTAGGTCAGAGATTTCTCGAGTCGTCATTCCTTTGAAATAAACAGCCATAGCAAAGGCAGACATCTGATAATCAGGAACAGTTCCTGACACATAGCCTTCTACCAGCCATTCAATTTCACTCGAAGTCAATTCTTGACCGTCTCGTTTCTTTTGGATTAAATCAACTGCTCTCATTCTTTCACACTTCTAAGGATATAGTATCCCTTATCTTTTTTAACGACTTCACAATTGCCAAACACATCTTCCATCTTAGACTTAGCACTTGGGGCCCCTTGTTTTTTCTGGATAACAATTGTTAAATCTCCACCAGTTTCCAAGAAATCTTTACTTTTCTCAATGATTTCATGAACCACTTGCTTGCCCGCACGGATAGGAGGATTGGAAATGACGTGGTCAAATGTGCCTTCAACTTGTTCATAGATGTTAGACTGGAAAATCGTCGCTTCTACTTTATTTCGTTCAGCATTTTGTCGCGCCAAATCCAAGGCACGATTATTAATATCGACCATGGTCGCCTGAACTCCATAAGCCTTAGCCAAGGACAAGCCCAAAGGCCCGTAACCACAGCCTACATCAAGGACAGTTTCTCCTTGGTTGACCTCAAGACACTTGAGCAAGAGTTGACTTCCAAAGTCAACCATTTTCTTGCTAAAAACACCAGCATCCGTCAAAAAGGTCATTTTTTCTCCCAACAAGTCCACTCTCAACTCATGAATGTCGTGAGCAGCGTCAGGATTCTCTACATAATACATTTTACTCATGAAACTATTTTACCATAATTTGACTTAAATTGTAAATCGTTTACAAATTGATAATAAAACGAAAAAGACTGAAGAAAGCTAGTAGGTAAAACCTTTTCTTCAATCTCTTTCAACACTTATAGATAAATGATAAACCATTTAGAACTAGAAATATCATAGTCAGGATAAAACAAAAAGTTTATCATCTATAATCGGGCGTATTTATTATTACTATTGCTTAACCTTCAGATACTTAATTATCAACAGGATTCCCAATAAGATGTTTAGATAAAAGCCCAACTGATACGTTTTTGTCAGGAATTCCAAACTTGTCCAAAGTCGGATTAAATCTTCTAGTGACATGCGGAAGAAATAACCCTCTGTAGCAATCCATAGAACTAAAAAGAAATAACTACCAGCAGCAAGCCATTTCGTCCACCGTTTTTTTAGGAAGAAAGCAATCAAGAGCGAACAGATAAAGACAGCTGTTACAATGGCATGTTCCATCAAAAAAGTAAAACCGTAATAGGTTTCCACAAAACGTCTACCATTATCCGCATTCGCTCCTTTTAAAAAAGGTAGTGCAAAACTTAAAATAAAACAGAGTTCCAATATGTAACTTTTTAAGATTTTCATGACACACCTCCTATAAGTTGTGAATCCCAAAGCCCCCTTTATTAGCTTATAAGTCAGGAGAAAGTAGCTCCTACTTCATCAATAAATTGTTCATCCTCTATCTACCTCTATTATATAATATTGATTTACTACATTCAAGAAACCGCTTTATTTTTTTAGCTTTTTATGGTATGATAAACAAAATATCTAGGGGAAAACAAATGACCAACGAATTTTTACATTTTGAAAAAATCAGCCGCCAGACTTGGCAATCGTTACATCGAAAGACAACACCTCCTTTGACAGAAGAGGAATTAGAATCCATCAAGAGTTTTAATGACCAGATTAGCTTGCAGGATGTTACCGATGTCTATCTCCCCCTAGCCCATCTCATCCAGATTTACAAGCGTACCAAGGATGATTTGGCCTTTTCAAAAGGGATTTTCCTTCAACGTGAAAGCAAATCCCAGCCTTTTATCATTGGTGTTTCTGGGAGTGTTGCCGTTGGAAAATCCACAACCAGTCGCCTACTTCAAATCCTTCTGTCCCGTACACTTACAGATGCTACGGTTGAGTTGGTAACAACTGACGGCTTTCTCTATCCCAACCAGACCTTGATTGAACAAGGGATTTTAAATCGCAAGGGATTTCCTGAAAGCTATGATATGGAAGCTCTTCTCAACTTCCTGGATCACATCAAAAATGGACAAGATGTAGATATTCCTGTCTATTCTCATGAAGTCTACGACATCGTACCCGAGGAAAAGCAAAGCGTCAAAGCTGCTGATTTTGTCATTGTTGAGGGAATAAATGTCTTTCAAAATCCACAAAACGAGCGTCTCTACATTACTGACTTCTTTGACTTTTCCATCTATGTTGATGCTGCAGTCGATGACATCGAGAGTTGGTATCTGGACCGTTTCTTGAAGATGCTGAGCCTAGCCCAAAACGACCCTGATAGTTACTATTATCGTTTTACTCAAATGCCGATTGGGGAAGTGGAGTCCTTTGCCCATCAGGTCTGGACCAGTATCAATCTCACAAATCTACAAAATTATATTGAACCAACTAGAAATCGTGCAGAAGTGATTCTTCATAAAACAAAGAACCATGAAATCGATGAAATTTACTTAAAAAAATAATTTTCCCTTGTCAAAACGTAAGTTTTCAGATATAATGGTATAGTTAGTAAATATGGAGGTAAGAACATTGGCAAACATTAAATCAGCTATCAAACGCGCTGAATTGAACGTTAAACAAAACGAAAAAAACTCAGCTCAAAAATCAGCTATGCGTACTGCTATCAAAGCTTTCGAAGCAAACCCATCTGAAGAACTTTTCCGTGCTGCTAGCTCAGCTATCGATAAAGCAGAAACTAAAGGTTTGATTCACAAAAACAAAGCAAGCCGCGACAAAGCTCGTCTTTCAGCTAAACTTGCTAAATAAGAAACAGTCCATAGAGGCTGTTTTTTTGTCCTCAAATAGGAAAAGGTAGAAAATGAAAATCGCAATTATCGGATATTCTGGTGCTGGTAAGTCAACTCTAGCCGAAAAGTTGTCTCACTGCTACTCCATCCCAAAACTTCACATGGACACACTCCAATTTCAACCCGGTTGGCAAGACAGTGACCGTGAATGGATGTTGACCGAGATGAATAACTTTCTCACCAATCATAAAGCTTGGGTCATCGATGGAAATTATTCTTGGTGTTTCTATGAGGAAAGAATGCAGGAAGCTGACCAAATCATCTTTCTCAACTTTTCCCCATTGACCTGTCTCTTTCGAGCCTTTAAACGGTATCTCACATACCGAGGCAAGGTCAGAGAAAGTATGGCAGCTGGTTGTCAAGAACAATTTAATTGGGAGTTTATCAGATGGATTCTCTGGGATGGGCGGAGCAAATCCGCTAAAGAACGCTACAAGTGGGTTCAAGAAACCTATCCAGATAAAGTTGTTATCCTTAGGTCTCAAAAGGAGATAGATTACTTTATAAAGACTCACGAAAACAAGAAGAAAAACCAACATGGATAATGTTAGTACTATTTGGAAGACAAATCCCCTTTTTGGGGGCTATTTCCCCAAAATATTTTCTTCATTATTTACCAATCTATCCTATCTAAAACTCTGAATTCTATAGAAATGAAAAGGGACATTCACTGTCCCTTTTATCAATTTTTAGATTTTGAATATACAATAATCACAATCGCTAGGCCTCAAATCCTCTTTACTCATTTGGAATAAGTATAAGGGAAGACGGATATTATATTTAGCTTTCATAAATAATAGGTAATGGAATGATTGTTATAACCTTAATCTGAAAAAATAAAGGTTTCAGCTACTAAAAATGTGCAAGAAAAGCTTGATTTCATAAACTTTATCAGCTTCGTTGCTATAACCTCGTCCCCAGTCATACCTAGCCCCAAGTAATTTCCAATTGATAGCTGGCAAAGGGATATCCCTCTTGGTTTTGTAGTTGATAGTCTAAATGAATCTTTTGCCCATCAACTTCATAACGACTGGTTTGGATAATAAACTCCTGCATGCCCATGGGTGTAGGAATATAGGCCAAACTATCACTATCCTTTAGAAAGCGCATAATGGTCTTGGGATTAGAAAATCGGCTCATCACCAACTCTTGACCATGAAATTTAATCACTACTTTTTCCTTTTCCTCATTATAGAAAAGGAGGTAGCTATAGTCCCCCTTTTCATGCACTTCCACGTCATAGAGCTGGTCAATCACTTCCAACTGCTCATCAAACTGAATCGTATTTCGCATCCGAATCTTCACATCAGGTCCTCTTTCTTGTCTCTTGTCCTACTATTTTACCAAAAAGAGAAGGATTTTGCTATAATGGTCATATGAACGAAAAAGTATTCCGTGACCCAGTTCACAACTACATCCATGTCAATAATCAAATCATCTATGACTTGATTAATACAAAAGAATTTCAGCGTTTGCGTCGTATCAAACAACTGGGAACTTCCAGTTATACCTTCCACGGTGGAGAACACAGTCGCTTCTCCCATTGTCTTGGAGTCTATGAGATTGCTCGTCGCATCACAGAGATTTTTGAAGAAAAATACCCTGACGAATGGAATCCTGCCGAGTCTCTCTTGACCATGACTGCTGCCCTCCTACATGACCTAGGACACGGTGCCTACTCCCACACCTTTGAAAATCTCTTTGATACAGACCACGAAGCCATTACTCAGGAGATTGTCCAAAGTCCTGAAACGGATATTCACCAAGTCCTGCTACAAGTCGCGCCAGATTTTCCAGAAAAGGTAGCCAGTGTCATTGACCATACCTATCCTAACAAGCAGGTCGTGCAACTCATTTCTAGTCAGATTGATGCAGACCGTATGGACTATCTCTTGCGCGACTCCTATTTTACAGGAGCTTCTTATGGGGAATTTGACCTGACTCGGATCTTACGTGTCATTCGTCCTATCGAAAATGGAATCGCATTTCAGCGCAATGGCATGCATGCCATTGAAGACTACGTCCTCAGTCGCTACCAGATGTACATGCAGGTTTATTTCCACCCTGCAACACGCGCTATGGAAGTTCTCCTACAAAATCTTCTCAAACGCGCCAAGGAACTCTATCCTGAGGATAAGGACTTCTTTGCACGAACTTCTCCACACCTCCTGCCTTTCTTTGAAAAAAATGTGACCTTGTCTGACTATCTGGCTCTGGATGATGGTGTGATGAATACCTACTTCCAACTCTGGATGACCAGTCCTGACAAGATTCTCGCAGATTTGTCGCAACGCTTTGTCAACCGCAAGGTCTTTAAATCCATTACCTTTTCACAAGAAGACCAAGATCAACTCGCCAGCATGAGAAAATTGGTTGAGGATATCGGCTTTGACCCGGACTACTACACTGCCATTCATAAGAACTTCGACCTCCCTTATGATATCTATCGTCCCGAATCTGAAAATCCGCGGACACAGATTGAGATTTTACAAAAAAATGGAGAACTAGCTGAACTCTCTAGCCTGTCTCCTATCGTCCAATCCCTTGCTGGTAGTCGTCACGGAGATAATCGTTTTTATTTCCCAAAAGAAATGTTAGACCAAAACAGCATCTTCGCAAGCATTACCCAGCAATTTTTACACTTGATTGAGAACGATCATTTTACCCCAAATAAAAACTAGAAGAGGAAATTTATGAGTATTAAACTAATTGCCGTTGATATCGACGGAACCCTAGTCAATAGCCAAAAGGAAATCACTCCTGAAGTCTTTTCTGCTATCCAAGATGCCAAAGAAGCTGGTGTGAAAGTCGTGATTGCAACTGGCCGCCCTATCGCAGGTGTTGCTAAACTTCTGGACGACTTGCAGTTGAGAGACGAGGGTGACTATGTTGTGACCTTTAATGGTGCCCTTGTCCAAGAAACTGCTACAGGCCATGAGATTATCAGCGAATCCTTGACCTATGAGGATTATCTAGATATGGAATTTCTCAGTCGCAAGCTCGGTGTCCACATGCACGCTATTACCAAGGACGGCATCTACACAGCCAATCGCAATATCGGAAAATACACTGTGCACGAATCAACCCTCGTAAGCATGCCCATCTTTTACCGCACTCCTGAAGAAATGGCTGGCAAGGAAATCGTCAAGTGTATGTTTATCGATGAACCAGAGATTCTCGATGCTGCGATTGAAAAAATCCCAGCAGAATTTTACGAACGCTACTCCATCAACAAATCTGCTCCCTTCTACCTCGAACTCCTTAAAAAGAATGTAGACAAGGGCTCAGCCATTACTCACTTAGCTGAAAAACTCGGATTGACCAAAGATGAAACCATGGCGATCGGGGACGAAGAAAATGACCGTGCCATGCTGGAAGTCGTTGGAAACCCCGTTGTCATGGAAAACGGAAATCCAGAAATCAAAAAAATCGCCAAATATATCACCAAATCTAACGATGAATCCGGCGTTGCCCATGCCATCCGTACGTGGGTACTGTAAAAGAGAAATAGGTAAAACCCGCTCGGCTGAGCGGGTTTTTATTATGAAGATATCACAATAAGAGTAAATCAATAAATTGAATTGCTGTTGCACAGTCACTTAAATCTTGATAGTACAAAAAAAATGAACAGCTGTTATATCAAATAGAGACTTTATCACTCTGCTAATTCTACCTTTAAGCTCATATCCGTTGGTTGCAATACCTTCTGAACCGCAGTAAGAAAGGTTAGTCCATTATCAGATGGAGAATACTGGAATGTGATATGGATGACTTTTTTGTCAAACTTATCACCATATCGCTCCACATACTGCTTACTTTCGAGGAAGTAGATGTAGTTGTTAAGTCTTTCTTGCAGAATTTCCAGATGGACTGCTTCTATCTCTTCCTGCCAACCGACTGGATCAACAAGGAGTAACTCTAAATGATTATCAACTATACCAATAGCGTCAAGTTCGCTAGGTTCTAGTTCTGAAACAATAGCTTTGGTTACGATTTGGGTAAATTCTTCAGGAGAAAATATTTTTTGGTTATCAGATAAATCATTGAAAATTAAGTCAGGATTATTTTGTATAAAAATTTTATTCGACTCTTCTTGTGTATATTGTTTTTTAGATTTCCAAAAACCATATTGTGCATAATTCATCAACTCTTTACCAGTATGTTCTCCCGACATATAACTATCTGCAGCTTCTTTGGGGATTTCTTGAACTCCTTCTGGCATAGTAATATTAAAAGTTGGATAACGCAAGAAAAACTTATCACCATCTTGACAGATTTCCAATATATCTTTTTGACTAGTATAAATCGACTTCATTTTTAATAGCTATTAGCTCCTTGTGTTTTTTTAAATATTTCATTCCATACCATTCTTCCACTGATTTGCCTTCCCATTCGCAGTATTCTTCGGGATATTTCCATTTATAGTAGGCTTGTAGCATATAGGGAAACATGAAATAAACTTCAAAAGCAGCAACTAAAATATTAAGAATCAGTATTGAAGCCAAAATACCGAGTCCTCCAATCAAATTATTCCTATTCTCCATCGAACTTGAGAAAAAAATATGAATGACTAGCCAAATTGCTACAACCAAACCACCATACTTGGCAATTATGCTAAACATCTTGCCGAAGAATCTATCACTAAAACTTTTCTTTAGAGTTGTCCCATATAACAACATTCCTAATGACTCACACTCAGAAAGAATCATTGAAATAATTATTAATAATATTAATCCTACAAAAGTGAACATTCCCCAAAATCCAGCTACTGCATAAATTAAGTTTAGAGAAAAAAGATTGAGTTCAACAACTAGCCAGATAATAAAGGTAACCATAAAATGAAATTGGCCCCTATAAATCAAAATAAACTGCTGATTGTATCGCTTCCCTAGTATAATCAATAAAATCCATATTGCAAGTGCTATCCAAAATACCCAGTACGGAAGAAAATTAATGTCGGGTAAAGGGACTGTTAAATCTCTAGGATCAGAATGGTAAAATAAATAATCATTTAAAGCTACAATCAACCAATTGGGACCAATTATAAATAGGAAAGTCAGAATTACCAGCCAAACATATGATTTTTTTGTTCCTCTAAATTGCTCTTTTTTTAAAGCATCTTGGTAAATGTCCCGAGCAAATTTCCCTGAGACGCCATCATCTAATAAATTTAAACTCTCCTCAAAACTTGCTTTAAAAATTGATTTCTTCATACTTTTCACCCAAAAACTATTCTAATAACTCCTTGTGTTTTTTTAAATATTTCTTCCCATACCATTCTTCTACAGTTTTCCCTTCCCACTCACGATATTCTTCAGAATATTTCCATTTGTAGAATGCTTGTAAATAACTAGGAAATTCGATGTAAATTAGAATAGCAATCACAGCAATATTTAGGATAATCCATGTTATCAAAAGACCTAATCCTTCCAATGAAGTTGAAAATTTTATGGAAAAACTTTTTATAATAAAGTTTATAATTACTCCAATTCCCAAAAAACTCATTCCATAAATCGCTATCTTATTGGAAATTTTATTGCGAAGAGAAGAGCCACTTCCATTACCATACATCAGTTTTTTAAGACTTTCAATTTCAAGGCTAAACATAAAATAGGCTAATATAGTAATAAAAACAAAAATAGCAGCAACCATCCAAATAGATAAAGTTGGTAATGACATATCAATCGCTAACAGATTAAATTCAAGACTAAGCCAAATTAGAAATGTGATGACATGAAAATGATTGCGATAAGGCAGTATAAAAGCTTTTCTAAAAACTTTACCAATCAATATGATAAATACCCAAATTAAGAAACAGACTAGATATACCTCAGCTGTTAGTAATGGATGTTGATAGATAGGTAATCTTAAATCTTTAGGATCAGAGTTGTGCAAGGACAGCGAGAAAACAAGAATCATAAAGTTTATAATGACAGGACCGATAAGAGTGAAAACAATATTCTGAATATGAAGAACTAGTTTAGACTTTTCTTCCCTATAATATGTTTCTAACTTAGAGAAAACATTTCCTTTCTGATACTGTAAAAAACCATCATCTTCTAGATTAAGACTTTCTTCAAAACTGGCTTTAAATAGTGACTTTTCTATCATAAGTTTAATTCTCAATCTTCTTTTCTACTAATTCTGAGTGCTTTTTCAAGTATCTCTTTCCATACCATTCTTCCACTGATTTGCCTTCCCACTCGCGGTATTCTTCAGGGTATTTCCACTTGTAATAGCCTTCTAAAAAGAAAGGAAACTCCATGAATACAATCATGGCGATTACACCAATATTTGATAGAATCCAAAATATAAAGAGACCTAAAACAGTTACGGAAGAGGAAAAATTAATAGAAAAAGCTTTGAGAATATAATTAACAATCACAGCCAAGCCCAATATACCTGCTCCATAAATAGCAAGGCCTTTGGCAATTTTATCGAGTAAGGTAGGTGACTTAACTTCTCCATACATTCGTTTTTTCAAACTTCTAACCTCTGTTCTTAACATTACATAAGTCAACAATACTTGAAGCCCAAAAAGTACGAAGATCCCCCATATTGATAATATAGGTAAAGACATAGTTGTTGCCAGCAGATTAAATTCAAACACAAACCATATTATAAAAGTTATAATATGAAATCGATAACGATAAGGGAGAATAAACGTCCGTTTAAAGAATTTACCCATTAATACCAATAACAACCAAATTAACAAGCAAATTAAATAAAGCTCGACTGTTAGCAAAGGATACTGAGAAACTGGTAACCTTAAATCTTTAGGATCAGAATTTTGCAATGATAAGGTAACAGCAAGGAGCATGAAATTTGCACCTATCGGAAACAACAGACTAAGAATAAAAGCTTGAATACCAAACCAAAAAGAGGGTTTCCCTTTCTTAAAGGCTTTCCCAAGTTTATTATAATAATCTTTTTTCTGATACTGTAAAAAACCATCATCTAATAAATTTAAACTCTCCTCAAAACTTGCTTTAAAAATTGATTTCTTCATCTAATTTTCTCCCTAATTTTATTAAAATTGATAACAACGAGCCTACTGCATTTCTCTTCTATCTGGATATTTCTTGACATAGGAAGCAGAAAAGAAACCGCCCATGATTCCTGCTGGTATAATAGCTGTAAGTATTACAGACACGATTATGCCAAGAATTTTTCCAAACGAAGGGTTTCCCTCAAAAAATAGCCGTCCAGACATCACAACTATAAATATTATATAATGTCATCCACTTTACTATAAAGGCCAGTGCCCTGTTTCAGCATAAATCATTACCTCATATGCTCCCCTAGAAGATTCAAATGCTTTATCAATCAGTTCTTTAGTAATAGGATAGCGAACTTCTGGCCCCATGGCTCCGCCAATTTCTTTAAAGAAGCTAATTTCGTAATAGCCGTCTGTCTCATATACAATAAATCCATTGCCTCTATGTACAATCGTATCCGATTGATTATAATCTTCTAACTCATCTTTCTGTGGCCAACGATGATGTTCACAATAAAACATTACTTCTAAAGAATCTTTTTCTGATGTTGAAACACGTTCTACTAATTCCTGGCTAATGGGAAAATTAAGCACTTCTTTCCCTCTACTCCACAGAATCTGATAATCATTATTGTTTTTTAATATCGTACAACTTTTGTATTGC includes these proteins:
- a CDS encoding BMP family lipoprotein — its product is MNKKQWLGLGLVAVAAVGLAACGNRSSRNAASSSDVKTKAAIVTDTGGVDDKSFNQSAWEGLQDWGKEHNLSKDKGFTYFQSTSEADYANNLQQAAGSYNLIFGVGFALHNAVEEAAKDHSDLNYVLIDDVIKDQKNVASVTFADNESAYLAGVAAAKTTKTKQVGFVGGMESEVISRFEAGFKAGVASVDSSIKVQVDYAGSFNDNAKGKTIAAAQYAAGADVVYQVAGGTGAGVFAEAKSLNESRPESEKVWVIGVDRDQEVEGKYTSKDGKESNFVLVSTLKQVGTTVKDISNKAEKGEFPGGQVIVYSLKDKGVDLAVTNLSEEGKKAVEDAKAKILDGSVKVPAK
- a CDS encoding cytidine deaminase, whose protein sequence is MATTELIELAIETSKHAYVPYSHFPIGAVLVAKDGSVYTGVNIENASYPLTNCGERTAIFKAVSEGQREFSELIVYGETEKPISPCGACRQVMVEFFEQDLKVTLVAKDKSTVEMTVGELLPYSFTDLN
- the deoC gene encoding deoxyribose-phosphate aldolase, with the protein product MKLNKYIDHTLLKQDATVNQIDCLLSEAREYDFASVCVNPTWVKYAKKGLEGTDVKVCTVVGFPLGATTSAVKSFETKEAIQNGADEIDMVINVGALKSGNLDLVESDIRAVVEASGDKLVKVIIEACLLTDQEKVVACQLAQKAGADFVKTSTGFSTGGATVADVRLMRETVGLEMGVKAAGGARSYADALAFLEAGATRIGTSAGVAILKGELADGDY
- a CDS encoding pyrimidine-nucleoside phosphorylase, with amino-acid sequence MRAVDLIQKKRDGQELTSSEIEWLVEGYVSGTVPDYQMSAFAMAVYFKGMTTREISDLTMKMVKTGQEFDLSAIDGVKVDKHSTGGVGDKVTLILAPLVASFGVPVAKMSGRGLGHTGGTIDKLESIKGYQVERSQEDFINQVQDIGVSVIGQSDQLVKADKLLYALRDVTATVDTIPLIASSVMSKKIAAGADAILLDVTVGEGAFMKTVDEARELAQTMVDLGKAVGRKTVAVITDMSQPLGRAIGNRLEILEALEILQGQGRQDITHFICELAQIMLGLANVNKTVEEVRQHLDNGKALAKFEEMVQAQGGDLEDLYRPVNVAHVVEIPAQETGVISALPAMEFGLYAMRLGAGRAVKSDALDYETGIVFEKKVGDSVQKGEIVAKVYTNGKISPQLVTDFQKYVKINDSVQSLREIIEIIS
- a CDS encoding class I SAM-dependent methyltransferase → MSKMYYVENPDAAHDIHELRVDLLGEKMTFLTDAGVFSKKMVDFGSQLLLKCLEVNQGETVLDVGCGYGPLGLSLAKAYGVQATMVDINNRALDLARQNAERNKVEATIFQSNIYEQVEGTFDHVISNPPIRAGKQVVHEIIEKSKDFLETGGDLTIVIQKKQGAPSAKSKMEDVFGNCEVVKKDKGYYILRSVKE
- the coaA gene encoding type I pantothenate kinase, translated to MTNEFLHFEKISRQTWQSLHRKTTPPLTEEELESIKSFNDQISLQDVTDVYLPLAHLIQIYKRTKDDLAFSKGIFLQRESKSQPFIIGVSGSVAVGKSTTSRLLQILLSRTLTDATVELVTTDGFLYPNQTLIEQGILNRKGFPESYDMEALLNFLDHIKNGQDVDIPVYSHEVYDIVPEEKQSVKAADFVIVEGINVFQNPQNERLYITDFFDFSIYVDAAVDDIESWYLDRFLKMLSLAQNDPDSYYYRFTQMPIGEVESFAHQVWTSINLTNLQNYIEPTRNRAEVILHKTKNHEIDEIYLKK
- the rpsT gene encoding 30S ribosomal protein S20; the encoded protein is MANIKSAIKRAELNVKQNEKNSAQKSAMRTAIKAFEANPSEELFRAASSAIDKAETKGLIHKNKASRDKARLSAKLAK
- a CDS encoding DNA topology modulation protein, translated to MKIAIIGYSGAGKSTLAEKLSHCYSIPKLHMDTLQFQPGWQDSDREWMLTEMNNFLTNHKAWVIDGNYSWCFYEERMQEADQIIFLNFSPLTCLFRAFKRYLTYRGKVRESMAAGCQEQFNWEFIRWILWDGRSKSAKERYKWVQETYPDKVVILRSQKEIDYFIKTHENKKKNQHG